Proteins from a genomic interval of Nitrospirota bacterium:
- a CDS encoding DUF488 domain-containing protein, whose amino-acid sequence MFRESVIKDTVEHITSIDTQRTDEVVFTLGYEGRSLEDYLNRLVKNNVQILFDVRKNAISRKYGFSKSRLEKSVNDLNIQYIHLPELGIDSSQRKSLNTQDDYDALFANYGNIILPNHLDSIEKIYRLIKINKRIALTCFEAMPYQCHRSVIAKTLSTNYGFQIEHI is encoded by the coding sequence ATGTTTAGAGAATCTGTGATAAAAGATACAGTTGAACATATTACCTCTATAGACACTCAAAGAACTGATGAGGTGGTTTTTACTTTGGGATATGAAGGTAGGAGTCTCGAAGATTACCTTAACCGGTTGGTTAAGAACAATGTTCAGATACTTTTTGATGTCCGTAAAAATGCAATAAGTAGAAAATATGGATTTTCTAAAAGCAGATTAGAAAAGTCGGTAAACGATCTTAATATACAGTACATACACCTGCCCGAACTGGGAATTGATTCGTCCCAGAGAAAGTCTCTCAATACTCAGGACGATTATGACGCTTTATTTGCTAATTATGGAAATATTATTTTGCCCAACCATTTAGACTCTATAGAAAAGATATACAGGCTTATCAAAATTAACAAAAGAATTGCTCTTACGTGTTTTGAAGCGATGCCTTATCAATGTCACAGAAGTGTTATAGCAAAAACTTTATCAACAAATTATGGTTTTCAAATTGAACACATATAG